From the Phyllostomus discolor isolate MPI-MPIP mPhyDis1 chromosome 7, mPhyDis1.pri.v3, whole genome shotgun sequence genome, one window contains:
- the NBEAL2 gene encoding neurobeachin-like protein 2 isoform X5, translating to MAASERLYELWLLYYTQKDLGYLQQWLKAFVGTFEKSISISSLEPRRPEEAGAEVPLLPLDPLQVLAEQLDEGDLEQTLLLLKLFIVLCRNLDNVEAGWGRVLVPRVLALLSRLVAKLKGSPPLQEGQGPKLEEVALHALLLSEGLFDPYQTWRRQHSGEVISAKEKSKYKFPPAALPAEFRGFFPESLQDADRLPPTLLLRLIHLFGAILAGGTENGQVAVSAGSVQGLLDVVQGCGRGPAPDSRQVSLALEALVGAAHVLHTSRTPHRAPELRMLLEGYFRVLNADWPAGPNPGPEEALVSLRVSMLDAIPMMLACEDRPVLQATFLSNNCFEHLIRLIQNSKVLDQDTDAIAVHVVRVLTCIMSGSPSAKEVFKERIGYPHLHEVLQSHGPPTHRLLQELLNMAVEGDHSTCPPPPIRNEQPVLVLMRWLPALPTAELRLFLAQRLRWLCDSCPASRATCVQAGLVGCLLETLGVGEALGARCQEQLLALLQALGRVSLRPLELRRLLRPPPGLDSGPGGAEAGQARHAGAIIRALSGMARHQGPARALHYFDLTPSMAGIMVPPVQRWPGTGFTFHAWLCLHPTAAAPAQAPTRPLQRKQLYSFFTSSGSGFEAFFTAAGALVVAVCTRKEYFTLSLPDVTFADSAWHCVTVVHAPGRRIFSQNLAHVYKDGVLVKTASLRCPSLSEPFSSCCIGSAGHRTTTTTTGPPAPPVPTAMAHAHPSLTRSQSVPATTELGRGSGLTAPLQEGSISSTLAGTQDTRWGSPTSLEGQLGAVAIFHEALQAEDLRVLCTLGPNETAPFKPESELHELDTKLLLHYSPQACKNNICLDLSPGHGLDGRLTGHTVEAWDVKDVVSCVGGMGALLPLLEHVAAQPQAAEAGPAETHDLVGPELTSGHNSQGLLLPLGKSSEERMERNAVAAFLLMLRNLLQGHAVNQDSLVKCKGPAIVGALLRKVPSWAMDMNVLMSAQLLMEQVAAEGGGPLLYLLYQHLLFNFHLWALSDFAVRLGHIQYMSSIVREHRQKLRKKYGVQFILDALRTHYSPQRERPLAADDLRTVQTSLLGLAREFLVRSPSADDLQVVLNFLAASGDDGQVLGVLDLLLALLQSSSTQDFLAAFLLGPGSLEVLLALLVQPRSLPLLSDRVCQILRRLRQNERLSEQSHQRLWLRECGLQGLVACLPEAAVSLQLCQNLYKLFLGTDCPNLSDLMAVVQLSLQADLSVRLYICRQLFHLIHKQPDVVRLLARQAGWQDVLTRLYVLEAATAGSPLPFPPEQPASPEPAVPKPHSESPDPSDVFLPSEAPCPDPDALYQALSPFCASFDLGLERSSMGSGSTTGGGGGGGGSGTLTPASQPGTPSPLDGPRPFPAARGRHSSSLSNVLEDGSLPEPTVSGDDISNTSNPQQTPEEELCNLLTNVLFLVMWRGVEGSDEASWRERGQVFSVLTQLGASATLVRPPDCIKRSLLEMMLESALTDIKEAPPGALASLIQQVLWLLRLLQDFLCAEGHGNQELWSEKLFEGVCSLLDRLGAWPHLAGSPSDLREMAQIGLHLVLGYILLEDPQLHAQAHVRLHSLLQTAVPMRREEACYVLSKLEAVLSRALHACDVAAEDQEPPARAAAFTERCSWLVPLVRTLLDRAYEPLGLQWGLPSLPPTNGSPTFFEDFQDFCATPEWRHFIDKQVQPTMSQFEMDTYAKSHDLMSGFWNSCYDTLMSSGQRRQQERAHSHRDFQKLVLEPVQRRARQEGLRYASVLKQQAAQHSSVLLHWGALWRQLSCPCGAWALRDPPTPRWKMSSAETYSRMRLKLVPNHRFNSHLEASALRDNLGEAPLTATEEASLPLAVTKEAKVSTLPEELQEDQLGEDELASLETTMQAAELDEQHEKLVLSAECQLVTIVAVVPGLLEVTTQHIYFYDGSAEHVETEEGIGHNFQRPLAQLREVHLRRFNLRRSALELFFIDQANYFLNFPCKAGGAAASSPCQSPRPQPHPIPPHTQIRNQVYKWLLRLRPPAQGYLSSRSPQEMLRASGLTQKWVQREISNFEYLMQLNTIAGRTYNDLSQYPVFPWVLQDYVSPTLDLSNPAVFRDLSKPIGVVNPKHAQLVREKYESFEDPAGTIDKFHYGTHYSNAAGVMHYLIRVEPFTSLHVQLQSGRFDCSDRQFHSVAAAWQARLDSLADVKELIPEFFYFPDFLENQNGFDLGCLQLTNEKVGDVVLPPWASSPEDFIQQHRQALESEYVSAHLHKWIDLIFGYKQRGPAAEEALNVFYYCTYEGAVDLDHVADERERKALEGIISNFGQTPCQLLKEPHPARLSAEEAAQRLARLDTNSPSIFQHLDQLKAFFAEVISDGVPLVLAVVPHRQLHSFMAPDLLVTVSASGLLGTHSWLPYDRNISNYFSFIKDSNKVQRFLSGPWVQDSGVSGQALAVTPDGKLLFSGGHWDGSLRVTALNRGKLLNQISRHLDIVTCLALDTCGIYLISGSRDTTCMVWRLLQKDGVSGGLASKPMQVLYGHEAAVSCVAISTELDMAVSGSEDGTVIIHTVRRGQFVAALRPPGATLPGPVSHLALGSEGQIVVQSSARERLGAQATYSLHLYSVNGRLRASLPLVEQPTALAVTEDFVLLGTAQCALHILHLNKLLPAAPPLPMKVPIRSLAVTKERSHVLVGLEDGKLIVVGAGQPSEVRSIQFTRKLWRSSRRISQVSSGETEYKPEEAR from the exons ATGGCCGCCTCGGAGCGGCTCTACGAGTTGTGGCTGCTGTACTACACTCAG AAGGACCTGGGTTACCTGCAGCAGTGGCTGAAGGCCTTTGTCGGCACCTTCGAGAAGAGCATCTCCATCTCATCTCTGGAGCCACGCAG GCCAGAGGAGGCGGGTGCAGAGGTGCCACTGCTGCCGCTGGACCCGCTGCAGGTGCTGGCCGAGCAGCTGGACGAGGGGGACCTGGAGCAAACCCTGCTGCTGCTCAAGCTCTTCATCGTCCTCTGCAG GAACCTGGACAATGTGGAGGCAGGCTGGGGCCGGGTGCTGGTGCCCCGCGTGCTGGCCTTACTGAGCCGGTTGGTGGCCAAG CTGAAAGGATCCCCGCCGCTGCAGGAGGGCCAGGGCCCCAAGCTGGAGGAGGTAGCCCTGCATGCCCTCCTCCTCAGCGAGGGCCTCTTCGACCCCTACCAGACCTGGCGGCGCCAGCACAGCGG GGAAGTCATCAGTGCCAAGGAGAAGAGCAAGTACAAGTTCCCTCCCGCTGCTTTGCCCGCTGAATTCAGAGGCTTCTTTCCAg AGAGCCTGCAGGATGCAGATCGCCTGCCTCCCACGCTGCTGCTGCGTCTCATCCACCTCTTTGGCGCCATCCTTGCCGGAGGGACG GAGAATGGGCAGGTGGCCGTGAGCGCCGGCTCCGTGCAGGGCCTGCTGGATGTGGTGCAGGGCTGCGGCCGTGGGCCGGCCCCAGACTCCCGCCAAGTGTCGCTGGCGCTGGAGGCGCTGGTGGGTGCGGCACACGTCCTGCACACCAGCCGCACGCCCCACCGAGCGCCAGAGCTCCGCATGCTGCTGGAGGGCTACTTCCGAGTCCTTAATGCCGACTGGCCGGCGGGGCCCAACCCAGGCCCTGAAGAGGCCCTTGTCTCCCTCCGAGTCAGCATGCTCG ATGCCATCCCCATGATGCTGGCCTGCGAGGACAGGCCGGTGCTCCAGGCCACCTTCCTCAGCAACAATTGCTTTGAACATCTCATCCGCCTCATCCAGAACAGCAAG gtgCTGGACCAGGACACAGATGCCATCGCCGTCCACGTGGTCAGAGTGCTGACCTGCATCATGAGTGGCTCCCCCTCAGCCAAG GAGGTGTTCAAGGAGCGCATTGGCTACCCGCACCTGCACGAGGTCCTGCAGAGCCACGGCCCCCCCACCCATCGGCTGTTGCAAGAGCTGCTCAACAtg GCTGTGGAGGGCGACCACAGCACATGCCCACCACCACCCATCCGCAACGAGCAGCCGGTGCTGGTGCTGATGCGGTGGCTGCCGGCGCTGCCCACGGCCGAGCTGAGACTCTTCCTAGCACAGCGCCTCCGCTGGCTCTGCGACAGCTGCCCCGCCAGCCGCGCCACGTGCGTGCAGGCCGGTCTGGTGGGCTGCCTGCTGGAGACGCTCGGCGTGGGGGAAGCCCTGGGGGCCCGCTGCCAGGAGCAGCTGCTGGCGCTGCTGCAAGCATTGGGCCGAGTGTCACTAAGGCCCTTGGAGTTGCGTCGCCTGCTTCGGCCCCCACCGGGGCTGGACTCGGGGCCCGGCGGAGCTGAGGCGGGGCAGGCCCGACACGCGGGCGCCATCATTCGAGCATTATCGGGCATGGCCCGGCACCAGGGCCCTGCGCGAGCCCTCCACTACTTTGACCTCACGCCCAGCATGGCGGGCATTATGGTGCCCCCGGTGCAGCGATGGCCAGGAACCGGCTTCACCTTCCATGCCTGGCTCTGTCTGCATCCCACGGCTGcggcccccgcccaggcccccacccGGCCACTCCAGCGGAAGCAGCTGTACAG CTTCTTCACCAGCAGCGGCTCGGGGTTCGAGGCCTTCTTCACGGCGGCTGGGGCCTTGGTGGTGGCCGTGTGCACGCGGAAGGAGTACTTCACCTTGAGCTTGCCTGATGTGACCTTCGCCGACTCTGCCTGG CACTGCGTGACTGTCGTCCACGCGCCCGGGCGCCGGATTTTCAGCCAGAACCTGGCGCACGTCTACAAAGATGGCGTTCTGGTCAAGACCGCATCCCTCCGCTGCCCCTCCCTCAGCGAG CCTTTCTCCTCCTGCTGCATTGGCTCCGCTGGGCACCGCACCACGACCACCACCACGGGGCCGCCCGCACCGCCAGTCCCCACTGCCATGGCGCATGCTCACCCCTCCCTCACCCGCTCCCAGTCAGTCCCGGCCACCACGGAGCTCGGCCGGGGGTCTGGGCTGACGGCCCCCCTGCAGGAGGGCAGCATCAGCTCCACCCTTGCAGGCACGCAGGACACGCGCTGGGGCAGCCCCACCTCCCTGGAGGGCcagctgggggccgtggccatCTTCCATGAAGCCCTGCAGGCGGAGGACCTGAGGGTCCTGTGCACCCTGG GGCCCAATGAGACAGCCCCCTTCAAGCCTGAGAGTGAACTGCATGAACTTGACACCAAGCTGCTCCTCCATTACTCACCTCAG GCCTGTAAGAACAACATCTGCCTGGACCTGTCCCCTGGCCATGGGCTGGACGGCCGCCTGACGGGCCACACGGTGGAGGCCTGGGACGTAAag GATGTGGTGAGCTGTGTGGGCGGCATGGgtgccctgctgcccctgctaGAGCACGTGGCCGCGCAGCCCCAAGCGGCCGAGGCAGGTCCAGCTGAAACACATGACCTTGTGGGGCCCGAACTGACCTCcggccacaacagccagggcctgctgctcCCACTGGGCAAGTCCTCAG AGGAGCGGATGGAGAGGAACGCAGTGGCCGCCTTCCTGCTGATGCTGCGGAACTTGCTGCAGGGCCACGCTGTGAACCAGGACAGCCTGGTGAAGTGCAAGGGGCCCGCCATCGTCGGGGCCCTCCTGCGCAAG GTGCCCAGCTGGGCCATGGACATGAATGTGCTCATGTCTGCCCAGCTGCTGATGGAGCAGGTGGCAGCTGAGGGCGGTGGACCCCTCCTGTACCTGCTCTACCAGCACTTGCTGTTCAACTTTCACCTCTGGGCCCTCAGCGACTTTGCTGTACGCCTTG GCCACATCCAGTACATGTCCAGCATAGTCCGAGAGCACAGGCAGAAGCTGCGGAAGAAGTACGGGGTCCAATTCATCCTCGATGCCCTACGCACCCACTACAG CCCGCAGCGGGAGCGCCCTCTAGCGGCCGACGACCTGCGCACGGTGCAGACTTCACTCCTGGGCCTGGCGCGGGAGTTCCTGGTACGAAGCCCTTCAGCTGATGACTTGCAGGTCGTGCTGAACTTTCTGGCAGCTTCAGGTGATGATGGCCAG GTGTTGGGCGTCCTGGACCTGCTGCTGGCGTTGCTGCAGAGCTCGTCCACGCAGGACTTcctggctgccttcctgctgGGGCCGGGGAGCCTGGAGGTGCTGCTGGCGCTGCTAGTGCAGCCACGGTCCCTGCCCCTGCTGTCCGACCGCGTCTGCCAG ATCCTGCGGAGGCTGCGGCAGAATGAGCGCTTGTCTGAGCAGAGCCACCAGCGGCTCTGGCTGCGAGAGTGTGGCCTCCAGGGCCTTGTCGCCTGCCTGCCGGAGGCAGCGGTCTCCCTTCAGCTCTGCCAGAACCTCTACAAGCTGTTCCTGGGGACAG ACTGCCCGAACCTCTCAGACCTGATGGCTGTGGTGCAGCTGTCCCTCCAGGCTGACCTCAGCGTCCGTCTGTACATCTGTCGCCAG ctcttCCACCTCATCCACAAACAGCCCGACGTCGTGCGGCTGCTGGCCCGGCAGGCCGGCTGGCAGGATGTCCTGACGCGGCTATATGTGCTGGAGGCCGCCACAGCCGGCAGTCCCTTGCCCTTTCCCCCCGAGCAGCCCGCCTCCCCAGAGCCAGCCGTGCCCAAGCCGCACTCGGAGTCACCCGACCCCTCGGATGTCTTCCTGCCCTCAGAGGCCCCCTGCCCTGACCCTGATGCCCTTTACCAAGCTCTGTCCCCGTTCTGCGCATCCTTTGACCTGGGCCTGGAACGGTCCAGCATGGGCTCAGGCAGTACCACaggtggcggcggtggcggcggcggcagtgggACTCTTACTCCGGCCAGCCAGCCTGGCACACCTTCCCCGCTGGATGGACCCCGGCCCTTCCCCGCTGCCCGTGGCCGCCACAGCTCCAGCCTGTCCAACGTGCTGGAGGATGGCAGCCTCCCTGAGCCCACCGTCAGCGGGGACGACATCTCTAATACCAGCAACCCACAG CAGACCCCCGAGGAGGAGCTGTGCAACCTGCTCACCAACGTGCTGTTCCTGGTGATGTGGCGGGGCGTGGAAGGCAGCGACGAGGCCTCGTGGCGGGAACGTGGCCAGGTCTTCTCAGTGCTCACCCAGCTGGGGGCCTCGGCCACCCTCGTGCGCCCGCCGGACTGCATCAAGCGCAG CCTCCTGGAGATGATGCTGGAGTCAGCCTTGACGGACATCAAAGAGGCCCCTCCCGGGGCCCTGGCCAGCCTCATCCAGCAGGTGCTTTGGCTGCTGCGCCTGCTGCAGGACTTCCTGTGCGCGGAGGGCCACGGCAACCAGGAGCTGTGGAGCGAGAAG CTCTTCGAAGGTGTGTGCAGCCTGCTTGATCGCCTGGGAGCCTGGCCCCACCTGGCCGGCAGCCCCTCGGATCTCCGAGAGATGGCGCAGATTGGGCTGCACCTCGTGCTTGGCTACATCCTGCTGGAGGACCCGCAG CTGCACGCCCAGGCCCACGTGAGGCTGCACTCGCTGCTGCAGACCGCGGTGCCCATGCGCCGGGAAGAGGCCTGCTACGTGCTCTCCAAACTGGAGGCCGTGCTGTCGCGGGCGCTTCACGCCTGCGATGTGGCCGCCGAGGACCAggagcccccagccagggctgctgcatTTACCGAGCGCTGCTCCTGGCTGGTGCCGCTGGTGCGCACGCTGCTGGACCGTGCCTACGAACCGCTGGGGCTGCAGTGGGGGCTGCCTTCCCTGCCGCCCACCAACGGCAGCCCCACCTTCTTTGAGGACTTCCAGGACTTTTGCGCCACCCCCGAATGGCGTCACTTCATCGACAAGCAG GTGCAGCCCACCATGTCCCAGTTCGAGATGGACACTTATGCCAAGAGCCACGATCTCATGTCGGGCTTCTGGAACTCCTGCTACGACACACTCATGAGCAGCGGGCAGCGGCGCCAGCAGGAGCGGGCACATAGTCATCGGGACTTCCAG AAGCTGGTGCTGGAACCCGTGCAGCGGCGGGCGCGCCAGGAGGGGCTCCGCTATGCCTCGGTGCTGAAGCAGCAGGCAGCCCAGCACTCCTCGGTCCTGCTGCACTGGGGGGCGCTGTGGCGTCAGCTCTCCTGCCCGTGCGGAGCCTGGGCTCTGAG GGACCCGCCCACACCCCGGTGGAAGATGTCCAGCGCTGAGACGTACTCGCGCATGCGTCTGAAGCTGGTGCCCAACCATCGCTTCAATTCGCACCTGGAAGCCAGTGCCCTCCGCGACAACCTAG GTGAGGCCCCCCTAACAGCCACCGAGGAGGCCTCGCTGCCTCTAGCAGTGACCAAAGAGGCCAAAGTCAGCACCCTCCCCGAGGAGCTGCAGGAAGACCAGCTGGGCGAGGATGAGCTGGCTTCGCTGGAGACTAC GATGCAGGCAGCGGAACTGGATGAGCAGCATGAGAAGTTGGTGCTGTCCGCTGAATGCCAGCTGGTCACAATAGTGGCTGTGGTCCCCGGGCTGCTGGAGGTCACCACCCAGCACATATACTTCTACGACGGCAGCGCTGAGCACGTGGAGACCGAGGAGG GCATCGGCCACAACTTCCAGCGCCCACTGGCCCAGCTCCGAGAGGTCCACCTGCGGCGTTTCAACCTGCGCCGTTCGGCGCTGGAGCTCTTCTTCATCGACCAGGCCAACTACTTCCTCAACTTCCCGTGCAAGGCAGGCGGGGCTGCGGCCTCGTCTCCTTGCCAGTCCCCCAGGCCTCAGcctcaccccatcccaccccacacccagatACGGAACCAGGTATACAAGTGGCTGCTGCGCCTGCGACCCCCCGCCCAAGGCTACCTGAGCAGCCGCTCCCCCCAGGAGATGCTGCGAGCCTCCGGCCTCACCCAG aaaTGGGTACAGCGGGAGATCTCCAACTTCGAGTACCTGATGCAGCTCAACACCATCGCGGGGCGGACCTACAACGACCTGTCTCAGTACCCTGTG TTCCCCTGGGTCCTCCAGGACTACGTGTCCCCAACCCTGGACCTCAGCAACCCGGCTGTCTTCCGGGACCTGTCCAAGCCCATCGGTGTGGTGAACCCCAAGCATGCCCAGCTCGTGAGGGAGAA GTATGAGAGCTTCGAGGACCCCGCGGGCACCATCGACAAGTTCCACTACGGCACCCACTACTCCAACGCAGCGGGAGTGATGCACTACCTCATCCGCGTGGAACCCTTCACCTCCCTGCACGTCCAGCTGCAGAGTGGCCG ctttgACTGCTCTGACCGGCAGTTCCACTCGGTGGCGGCCGCCTGGCAGGCCCGCCTGGACAGCCTGGCCGACGTGAAGGAGCTCATCCCCGAGTTCTTCTACTTCCCCGACTTCCTGGAGAACCAGAACG GCTTTGACCTGGGCTGCCTCCAGCTGACCAACGAGAAGGTGGGCGACGTGGTGCTGCCCCCGTGGGCCAGCTCTCCTGAGGACTTCATCCAGCAGCACCGGCAGGCTCTG gagtCAGAGTACGTGTCTGCCCACCTGCACAAGTGGATTGACCTCATCTTCGGCTACAAGCAGCGGGGGCCGGCTGCGGAGGAGGCCCTCAATGTCTTCTATTACTGCACCTATGAGG GGGCTGTGGACCTGGACCACGTGGCCGATGAGCGGGAACGGAAGGCTCTGGAGGGCATCATCAGCAACTTTGGGCAGACCCCCTGCCAGCTGCTAAAG GAGCCACACCCGGCTCGGCTCTCGGCTGAGGAAGCAGCCCAGCGCCTGGCGCGTCTGGACACGAACTCGCCCAGCATCTTCCAGCACCTGGACCAGCTCAAGGCCTTCTTCGCCGAG GTCATCAGCGATGGCGTCCCCCTGGTGCTGGCCGTGGTTCCCCACCGACAGCTCCACTCCTTCATGGCCCCAGACCTGCTG GTGACTGTGAGTGCCAGCGGGCTGCTGGGCACCCACAGCTGGTTGCCCTATGACCGGAACATAAGCAACTACTTCAGCTTCATCAAAGACTCCAACAA GGTGCAGCGATTCCTGAGTGGCCCATGGGTACAGGACAGTGGCGTGAGTGGACAAGCCCTGGCAGTGACCCCCGATGGAAAGCTGCTGTTCAGCGGTGGCCACTGGGATGGCAGCCTTCGAGTGACCGCACTAAACCGGGGGAAGCTGTTGAACCAGATCAGCCGCCACCTTG ACATAGTGACCTGCCTTGCACTGGACACCTGTGGCATCTACCTCATCTCAGGCTCCCGGGATACCACGTGCATGGTGTGGCGGCTTCTGCAGAAG GACGGTGTCTCAGGGGGGCTGGCATCCAAGCCTATGCAGGTCCTGTATGGGCACGAGGCTGCAGTGAGCTGCGTGGCCATCAGCACTGAACTGGACATGGCCGTGTCTGGATCCGAG GATGGAACTGTGATCATCCACACTGTACGCCGTGGCCAGTTTGTGGCTGCACTCCGGCCCCCGGGGGCCACGTTGCCTGGACCCGTGTCCCACCTGGCACTGGGGTCTGAGGGCCAGATCGTGGTTCAGAGCTCAGCGCGGGAACGCCTGGGGGCACAG GCCACCTACTCCTTGCACCTGTACTCGGTGAATGGGAGGCTGCGGGCTTCACTGCCCCTGGTAGAGCAGCCCACAGCCCTGGCGGTGACAGAGGACTTCGTTCTGCTGGGCACAGCCCAGTGTGCCCTGCACATCCTCCACCTGAACAA gctGCTCCCGGCAGCGCCTCCCCTGCCCATGAAGGTGCCCATCCGCAGCCTGGCTGTGACGAAGGAGCGCAGCCATGTGCTTGTCGGTCTGGAGGACGGCAAGCTTATCGTGGTGGGCGCGGGGCAGCCCTCCGAG GTGCGCAGCATCCAGTTCACACGGAAGCTGTGGCGGTCCTCCCGGCGCATCTCGCAGGTGTCCTCGGGAGAGACGGAGTACAAACCCGAAGAGGCGCGCTga